Part of the Jatrophihabitans sp. GAS493 genome, CGTTGATTCGTGAGATCCAACCGCACGGGCCGTACCGTCTGATGGGCTGGTCGTTCGGCGGCGTGCTCGCCGGCGAGACCGCGCACCAGCTCGTCGAGGCCGGCGAGGAGGTCGATGTGCTGGCGCGCATCGACACGATCATCCCGCTCGTCGACCCGGATCAGGAGCTGCATGAGCTACTTGTCGGGCGCTACCAGCGCTTCGCCGAGTACATCCTGGAGACCTATGACAAGGTGCTCGAGATCCCCTACGACGACCTGCCGAACATGACCGAGCAGGAGCACATCGCGATCTTCCGCGACGCGCTCACCAGCGTCGGCGTGGGGATGCCGCCGGGCGTTCTGGAGCACCAGTACACCTCCTACGTCGACGCGCGCATCGCCGAGCGTTACCAGCCGAAGCTCTTCCACGGACGGATGATTCTCTACCGCGCCTCCCTGCACGAGGCGATCGCCGCGACGATCGACCCGCGCTACCGACGCACCGACGAGAAGCTCGGCTGGGACGAATACAGCACGAACATCGAGGTGATCCGGGTGCCCGGTGACCACATCTCGATGATCGACCGGCCGAACGTCGACGCCATCGCCGCCCACTTCGACGGCGTCCTCGCAGATCTCGCTGCGCGGGTGCTGTGAGCGCCGAATTCGTCTCCGACGATGGCTCGTCCGCTTCGGCGGACGGGACGCCCGGCCTGAGCACCACCGCGCTCAAGCTGGCGCACTTCGACAAGCTCGAGGCGCAGACCCGCAACGTCGGCTCGGCCCGGGCGGTGGAGCGTCAGCACGCCAAGGGGAAACTCACCGCGCGCGAGCGGATCGATCTGCTGGTCGACCCGGGCTCCTTCGTCGAGTTCGACGCGATGGCCCGCCATCAGTCGACCGACTTCGGGATGGAGGCCAACCGGCCACTCGGCGACGGTGTGGTCACCGGCCAGGGGACCGTCGACGGTCGAACGATCTGCTTGTTTTCTCAAGACTTCACCGTCTTCGGCGGCAGCCTCGGGCAGACGTACGGTGAGAAGATCGTCAAGATCATGGACCTGGCGGCGAAGATCGGCTGCCCGATCGTCGGCATCAACGACTCCGGCGGCGCGCGCATCCAAGAGGGTGTCTCGGCACTGGCCTACTACGCCCAGATCGGCCGTCGCAACGCTCGCCTCTCCGGCGTCATCCCGCAGATCTCCATGATTCTCGGGCCATGCGCCGGCGGCGCGGTCTACTCCCCGGCGATGACCGACTTCACCGTCATGACGGCCGAGACGTCGCAGATGTTCGTCACCGGTCCGGACGTCGTCTACGCCGTGACCGGCGAACGTACGACCTTTGCCGACCTCGGCGGCGCCGACATGCACGCCGAAGTCAGTGGCAACACCCACTACGTCGCCGCCGACGAGGAGGACGCCTTCGAGTGGGTTCGGGCGCTGCTGGCCTTCCTGCCCAGCAACAACCTGGACGACTCGATGAATGTCGACGAGACGGCTGACCTCGACCTCACCGCTCAGGACCACGCCCTGGACGTGCTCGTCCCGGACGCGGCGAACGCCAGCTACGACATGCTCGAGGTCTTCGCCGCCGTCGCCGACGATGGTGATTACCTCGAGATTTCCCCACGATTCGCACCGCAGATGCTCTGTGCCTTCGCCCGCGTCGAGGGTCGCACGGTCGGCATGGTCGGGAATCAACCCCGGTACATGGCCGGCACCATCGACATCAACGCCTCGGAGAAGGCGGCGCGTTTCATCCGGTTCTGCGACGCCTTCAACCTGCCGATCCTCACCTTCGTCGACGTCCCGGGTTACATGCCCGGCCTGGAGCAGGAGCGCAACGGCATCATCCGCCGCGGTGCGAAGTTGCTCTACGCCTACAGCGAGGCGACCGTGCCGATGGTGACGGTGGTGGTGCGCAAGGCCTACGGCGGAGGCTACGCGACGATGGGGTCCAAGCACCTCGGGGCCGACCTCAACTTCGCCTGGCCGACCGCCGAG contains:
- a CDS encoding acyl-CoA carboxylase subunit beta, which translates into the protein MSTTALKLAHFDKLEAQTRNVGSARAVERQHAKGKLTARERIDLLVDPGSFVEFDAMARHQSTDFGMEANRPLGDGVVTGQGTVDGRTICLFSQDFTVFGGSLGQTYGEKIVKIMDLAAKIGCPIVGINDSGGARIQEGVSALAYYAQIGRRNARLSGVIPQISMILGPCAGGAVYSPAMTDFTVMTAETSQMFVTGPDVVYAVTGERTTFADLGGADMHAEVSGNTHYVAADEEDAFEWVRALLAFLPSNNLDDSMNVDETADLDLTAQDHALDVLVPDAANASYDMLEVFAAVADDGDYLEISPRFAPQMLCAFARVEGRTVGMVGNQPRYMAGTIDINASEKAARFIRFCDAFNLPILTFVDVPGYMPGLEQERNGIIRRGAKLLYAYSEATVPMVTVVVRKAYGGGYATMGSKHLGADLNFAWPTAEIAVMGGEGAVSVLYRAELARAEADGTLKEVRAKLIAEYRDTLATPYIAAERGFVDAVIRPSSTRGYVTRALRTLRTKVDHLPAKKHGNIPL